The following is a genomic window from Bacillota bacterium.
TCCACGGTGGTGCCAAACCGCTGGGCCAGCAGGAAGAAAGTGTCCCCGGCCTGGATGGTGTACAAAAATCCGTTGGGGCACTTGGGTGGCGCCGGCTTCCTAACCGGGATGCAGATTTGCGACCCGATTTGCAGGTTCAGGGGATCCACACCCGGGTTCGCAGCCTGGATTGCCTCCACGGTGGTGCCAAACCGCTTTGCCAACAGAAAGAAGGTGTCGCCGGCCTGGACTGTATACAGGAAACCAGGACACTTCTTCTTCGGCATTTTCAGGACCTTGCCGTCGATGTCTTCCGTTACTGACCGAATCTCTGGGTTAAGAGCTGCCAATTCTTTGACGCTCAGTCCCTCCCGCCGGGCAACCAGGTAGAGACTTTCTCCCTTGAGACCAATATAGACTCCGTCTTGCTCGTTATACATACAAATCCTCCTCTAAACACTTTAGACGTTTCCCCTATCACACTATGTCAAAAGCCCGGTTGCAGTGACAGGAAAACGTCTAAAAAAACGCCGCACAGACGGCGAGTTATTGTATGAGTTTACTCCAGGCAAGACTTAAAGCCAAACAGTTCAGGGAATGATGGATCTCCCCCTGGGCCAGCAGCTGAGGCAATTGAGCCAGCGGCACCAGTTCCACGGCAATATCCTCTGTGCCATCCAATTGCTGCTCCTGAGTTAACTGACAACCGGTGGCGAGAAATAGATGACACCAATTGTCCTGGATTGCCGGATTCACACTTACTTTACTCAGCAATTCCACTGTTTCCGGCACATAGCCAGTCTCCTCAACCAGCTCCCGGACAACTGTTTTTTGCGGGCTTTCTCCTGGGTCAACAATGCCGCCGGGTATCTCCAGGTTAAAAGCCGCCAGACCATGACGAAATTGACGCACCAGCACCAGCTGCTGGTCCTTTGTTACCGGCACCACATTCACCCAATCGGGAAACTCCAGTATATAAAAACTGTGCTGGCCAAAACCAGGCGCAGTCCGAAGGTCTTCCCGCACCCCGATAAAGGAGGTTTTCAAAATGTGCTTGCTCTCTATCGTCTGCCAACTCATGATTTGTCGCTTCAAATCCTCAACTCCCCGTCGTTAATATCCTAATCAGCATTAAGTTTATCAGGAATTATCAGCACCGACAAATGCATAAAAAGTCCGGATAAAGGTATTTGCTATTCTTGGTCGAATTGAAATAGGGTTGGTTTCTAATGATAGGGGGAACAAAGATGCGTTTTAAAATAATTGCCAATCCCGCCGCAGGTCGGG
Proteins encoded in this region:
- a CDS encoding LysM peptidoglycan-binding domain-containing protein, which produces MYNEQDGVYIGLKGESLYLVARREGLSVKELAALNPEIRSVTEDIDGKVLKMPKKKCPGFLYTVQAGDTFFLLAKRFGTTVEAIQAANPGVDPLNLQIGSQICIPVRKPAPPKCPNGFLYTIQAGDTFFLLAQRFGTTV
- a CDS encoding NUDIX hydrolase; amino-acid sequence: MKRQIMSWQTIESKHILKTSFIGVREDLRTAPGFGQHSFYILEFPDWVNVVPVTKDQQLVLVRQFRHGLAAFNLEIPGGIVDPGESPQKTVVRELVEETGYVPETVELLSKVSVNPAIQDNWCHLFLATGCQLTQEQQLDGTEDIAVELVPLAQLPQLLAQGEIHHSLNCLALSLAWSKLIQ